In Mercenaria mercenaria strain notata chromosome 14, MADL_Memer_1, whole genome shotgun sequence, the following are encoded in one genomic region:
- the LOC128548145 gene encoding beta-1,4-mannosyltransferase egh-like, translating into MLIYNPFKKVKRNNRQAATETPFICFRVVTRGLFPKLVADVTEKNLEICRNVGIKNFKFEIVTDHPLNIQSFNYVREVTVPRDYHTPNGTLFKARALHYCLTQKINILSPDDWIVHLDEETLLSESALHGIVNFVSVPDSNIGQGVITYARSGVENWLTTLLDGIRVALDYGLFRLALQFFHRPVFGFKGSYIVVKMGIEEKIGFDFGPKESIAEDLRFALAAWHSGYRFDFVEGVMKERSTFSLADFVKQRKRWFMGHFHIVWGNTLPLYCKCAVMPMHISCMLLWTNVLNSVLPVWLPVPLSKWQLLIYALLTFHVFFLLAFGNFMSLCPRRYSVLLRVIIGFLSQFLMPVLGLAEAYSTIKGFRDRNKLTFDIVQKETKDHLNQKQVNGLITV; encoded by the coding sequence ATGTTGATCTATAATCCATTCAAGAAAGTAAAACGAAATAACCGACAGGCAGCAACGGAAACACCATTTATTTGTTTTCGAGTAGTAACCAGAGGACTTTTTCCAAAGCTCGTTGCTGACGTCACTgagaaaaatcttgaaatttgtaGAAACGTTGGAATAaaaaacttcaagtttgaaatagTAACAGATCATCCGCTAAATATTCAGTCCTTTAATTATGTCAGGGAAGTGACTGTGCCACGTGATTATCACACACCAAACGGCACGTTGTTTAAAGCGCGTGCACTGCATTATTGTCTGActcaaaaaatcaatatattgtCACCTGACGATTGGATCGTTCATCTGGATGAAGAAACGCTTTTATCGGAAAGTGCATTACACGGAATAGTTAATTTTGTTTCGGTCCCAGATTCGAACATTGGGCAAGGGGTTATAACATATGCCAGAAGTGGCGTGGAAAATTGGTTAACAACCTTGCTTGATGGAATTAGAGTAGCTTTAGATTATGGATTATTTCGCCTTGCTTTACAGTTTTTTCATAGACCAGTGTTTGGATTTAAAGGTTCTTATATAGTTGTGAAAATGGGAATTGAAGAAAAAATAGGATTCGACTTTGGACCTAAAGAAAGCATAGCAGAAGACCTTCGTTTTGCTCTGGCTGCATGGCATAGTGGATACAGATTTGACTTTGTTGAAGGTGTGATGAAAGAAAGAAGTACATTTTCATTGGCGGATTTTGTGAAACAAAGAAAACGTTGGTTTATGGGACATTTTCATATAGTATGGGGAAACACACTGCCATTGTATTGTAAATGCGCTGTAATGCCAATGCATATAAGCTGTATGCTACTTTGGACTAACGTTCTAAACTCTGTTCTTCCAGTATGGCTACCTGTCCCTTTGTCAAAATGGCAGCTTTTAATATATGCTCTTCTCACATTTCATGTTTTCTTCTTACTTGCTTTTGGCAATTTTATGTCTCTCTGTCCAAGGAGATATTCTGTTTTATTAAGGGTAATTATAGGTTTTCTATCTCAGTTCCTTATGCCTGTTCTGGGATTGGCGGAAGCATACTCTACAATAAAAGGATTCCGCGATAGGAACAAACTTACGTTTGATATTGTTCAAAAGGAAACAAAAGATCATCTGAATCAGAAACAAGTGAACGGCCTTATCACTGTTTAG
- the LOC128548146 gene encoding beta-1,4-mannosyltransferase egh-like yields the protein MLIYNPFKKVKRNNRQAATDTPFICFRVVTRGLFPKLVADVTEKNLEICRKVGMKNFKFEIVTDHSLNIQSSNYVREVTVPHDYHTPNGTLFKARALHYCLNQKINILSHDDWIVHLDEETLLSESALHGIVNFVSVPDSNIGQGVITYASSGVENWLTTLLDGVRVAIDYGLFRLALQFFHRPVFGFKGSYIVVKMGIEEKIGFDFGPKESIAEDLRFALAAWHSGYRFDFVEGVMKEKSTFSLTDFVKQRKRWFMGHFHIVWGNTLPLYCKCAIMPMHISNMLLWTNVLNSVLSLWLPVPLSKWQLLIYALLTFHVFFLLAFGNFMSLCPRRYPVLSRVIIGFLSQFLMPVLGLAEAYSIIKGFRDRNKLAFDIVQKETKDLLNQKQVNGLITV from the coding sequence ATGCTGATCTATAATCCATTCAAGAAAGTAAAACGAAATAACCGTCAGGCAGCAACGGATACACCATTTATTTGTTTTCGAGTAGTTACCAGAGGACTTTTTCCAAAGCTCGTTGCTGACGTCACTgagaaaaatcttgaaatttgtaGAAAAGTTGGAATGaaaaacttcaagtttgaaatagTAACAGATCATTCGCTAAATATTCAGTCCTCTAATTATGTCAGGGAAGTGACTGTGCCACATGATTATCACACACCAAATGGCACGTTGTTTAAAGCGCGTGCACTGCATTATTGTCTGaatcaaaaaatcaatatattgtCACATGACGATTGGATCGTTCATCTGGACGAAGAAACGCTTTTATCGGAAAGTGCATTACATGGAATAGTTAATTTTGTTTCGGTCCCAGATTCGAACATCGGGCAAGGGGTTATAACATACGCCAGCAGTGGCGTGGAAAATTGGTTGACAACCTTGCTTGATGGAGTTAGAGTAGCTATAGATTATGGATTATTTCGCCTTGCTTTACAATTTTTCCATAGACCAGTGTTTGGATTTAAAGGTTCTTATATAGTTGTGAAAATGGGAATTGAAGAAAAAATAGGATTCGACTTTGGACCTAAAGAAAGCATCGCAGAAGACCTTCGTTTTGCTCTGGCTGCATGGCATAGTGGATACAGATTTGACTTTGTGGAAGGTGTGATGAAAgaaaaaagtacattttcattgACTGATTTCGTGAAACAAAGAAAACGTTGGTTTATGGGACATTTTCATATAGTATGGGGAAACACACTGCCACTGTATTGTAAATGTGCTATTATGCCAATGCATATAAGCAATATGCTGCTTTGGACTAACGTTCTAAATTCTGTTCTTTCGTTATGGCTACCCGTCCCTTTGTCAAAATGGCAACTTTTGATATATGCTCTTCTCACATTTCACGTTTTCTTCTTACTTGCCTTTGGCAATTTTATGTCTCTGTGTCCAAGGCGGTATCCCGTTTTATCAAGGGTAATTATAGGTTTTCTCTCTCAATTCCTTATGCCTGTTCTGGGATTGGCGGAAGCATACTCTATAATAAAAGGATTCCGCGATAGGAACAAACTAGCGTTTGATATTGTTCAAAAGGAAACAAAAGATCTTCTAAATCAGAAACAAGTGAACGGCCTTATCACTGTTTAG
- the LOC123526738 gene encoding beta-1,4-mannosyltransferase egh-like, translated as MLIYNPFKKVKRNNRQAATDTPFICFRVVTRGLFPKLVADVTEKNLEICRKVGIKNFKFEIVTDHSLNIQSSNYVREVTVPRDYHTPNGTLFKARALHYCLNQKINILSPDDWIVHLDEETLLSESALHGIVNFVSVPDSNIGQGVITYASSGVENWLTTLLDGIRVAIDYGLFRLALQFFHRPVFGFKGSYIVVRMGIEEKIGFDFGPKESIAEDLRFALAAWHSGYRFDFVEGVMKERSTFSLADFVKQRKRWFMGHFHIVWGNTLPLYCKCAVMPMHISSMLLWTNVLNSVLSLWLPVPLSKWQLLIYALLTFHVFFLLAFGNFMSLCPRRYSVLLRVIIGFLSQFLMPVLGLAEAYSTIKGFRDRNKLTFDIVQKETKDHLNQKQVNGLITV; from the coding sequence ATGTTGATCTATAATCCATTCAAGAAAGTAAAACGAAATAACCGACAGGCAGCAACGGATACACCATTTATTTGTTTTCGAGTAGTTACCAGAGGACTTTTTCCAAAGCTCGTTGCTGACGTCACTgagaaaaatcttgaaatatgTAGAAAAGTTGGAATAaaaaacttcaagtttgaaatagTAACAGATCATTCGCTAAATATCCAGTCCTCTAATTATGTCAGGGAAGTGACTGTGCCACGTGATTATCACACACCAAATGGCACGTTGTTTAAAGCGCGTGCACTGCATTATTGTCTGaatcaaaaaatcaatatattgtCACCTGACGATTGGATCGTTCATCTGGATGAAGAAACGCTTTTATCGGAAAGTGCATTACACGGAATAGTTAATTTTGTTTCGGTCCCAGATTCGAACATCGGGCAAGGGGTTATAACATATGCTAGCAGTGGCGTGGAAAATTGGTTAACAACCTTGCTTGATGGAATTAGAGTAGCTATAGATTATGGATTATTTCGCCTTGCTTTACAATTTTTCCATAGACCAGTGTTTGGATTTAAAGGTTCTTATATAGTTGTGAGAATGGGAATTGAAGAAAAAATAGGATTCGACTTTGGACCTAAAGAAAGCATAGCAGAAGACCTTCGTTTTGCTCTGGCTGCATGGCATAGTGGATACAGATTTGACTTTGTTGAAGGTGTGATGAAAGAAAGAAGTACATTTTCATTGGCGGattttgtaaaacaaagaaaACGTTGGTTTATGGGACATTTTCATATAGTATGGGGAAACACACTGCCACTGTATTGTAAATGCGCTGTAATGCCAATGCATATAAGCAGTATGCTTCTTTGGACTAACGTTCTAAATTCTGTTCTTTCGTTATGGCTACCCGTCCCTTTGTCAAAGTGGCAGCTTTTAATATATGCTCTTCTCACATTTCATGTTTTCTTCTTACTTGCTTTTGGCAATTTTATGTCTCTGTGTCCAAGGAGGTATTCTGTTTTATTAAGGGTAATTATAGGTTTCCTCTCTCAGTTCCTTATGCCTGTTCTGGGACTGGCGGAAGCATACTCTACAATAAAGGGATTCCGCGATAGGAACAAACTTACGTTTGATATTGTTCAAAAGGAAACAAAAGATCATCTAAATCAGAAACAAGTGAACGGCCTTATCACTGTTTAG